A part of Cervus elaphus chromosome 11, mCerEla1.1, whole genome shotgun sequence genomic DNA contains:
- the ENTPD8 gene encoding ectonucleoside triphosphate diphosphohydrolase 8 isoform X3: protein MGLTWKQRVFKALLGAAAVSGLTALLLILVGTINVLLPTDTKFGIVFDAGSSHTSLFVYQWPADKENDTGVVSQALACQAEGPGISSYASDPARVGESLQGCLEEALALIPKAKHHETPMFLGATAGMRLLSLKNRSQAEDVFAAVSQALGQSPADFRGAELLTGQDEGAFGWITVNYVLGLLVKYSFSGEWIQPLEETLVGALDMGGASTQITFVPGGPILDKTTQATFRLYGADHTVYTHSYLCFGRDQALSRLLVELVQASPGLLVRHPCYHSGYRDTLALAPLYESPCILAAAPPDLSQNLTVEGTGNPGACIEALRKLFNFSSCDGRADCAFAGVYQPPVQGQFYAFSSFYYTFHFLNLTSRPSLSEANATIWEFCLQPWKLVEASAPLGQDRWLRDYCASGLYILTLLVEGYGFSEETWSGLEFRQQAGSTDIGWTLGYMLNLTNLIPAEAPAQWRAQSFSIWTAGVVFVVLTLTATLGAVVVHVFWLQD, encoded by the exons ATGGGGCTGACCTGGAAGCAGCGGGTCTTCAAGGCTCTGCTGGGTGCCGCCGCGGTCTCAGGCCTCACCGCGCTACTTCTCATCCTGGTGGGGACCATCAACGTCCTCCTGCCTACAGACACCAAG TTCGGGATCGTGTTCGACGCTGGGTCCTCCCACACATCCCTCTTTGTGTATCAGTGGCCGGCCGACAAGGAGAACGACACGGGCGTGGTCAGCCAGGCCCTGGCCTGCCAGGCGGAAG GGCCTGGAATCTCTTCCTATGCCTCCGACCCTGCACGGGTCGGCGAGAGCCTgcagggctgcctggaggaggcgcTAGCACTGATCCCAAAGGCCAAGCATCACGAGACACCCATGTTCCTGGGGGCCACTGCCGGCATGCGGCTGCTCAG CCTCAAGAATCGCTCGCAGGCGGAGGACGTCTTCGCCGCGGTcagccaggccctgggccagTCCCCGGCAGACTTCCGGGGCGCAGAGCTCCTGACAGGGCAGGACGAAGGCGCCTTTGGTTGGATCACCGTCAACTACGTCCTGGGCCTGCTGGTGAAG TACTCCTTCTCTGGAGAATGGATCCAGCCCCTGGAGGAGACGCTGGTGGGCGCCCTGGACATGGGTGGGGCCTCCACCCAGATTACCTTTGTACCTGGAGGCCCCATCCTGGACAAGACCACCCAGGCCACCTTCCGCCTCTACGGCGCCGACCACACCGTCTACACTCACAGCTACCTCTGCTTCGGGCGCGACCAGGCGCTGAGCAGGCTGCTGGTCGAGCTGGTGCAG GCCAGCCCAGGCCTCCTGGTTCGCCACCCTTGCTACCACAGCGGCTACCGGGACACGCTGGCCCTGGCGCCCCTGTATGAGTCGCCCTGCATCCTGGCAGCAGCGCCCCCGGACCTCAGCCAGAACCTCACTGTGGAGGGCACGGGGAACCCCGGGGCCTGCATTGAGGCCCTCCGGAAGCTCTTCAACTTCTCCAGCTGTGACGGCCGAGCAGACTGTGCCTTCGCCGGGGTCTACCAGCCCCCCGTGCAGGGCCAGTTCTAC gctttctccagcttCTACTACACCTTCCACTTCCTGAACCTCACCTCCAGGCCGTCACTGAGCGAGGCCAACGCCACCATCTGGGAGTTCTGCCTGCAGCCCTGGAAGCTG GTGGAGGCGAGCGCGCCCCTGGGCCAGGACCGCTGGCTGCGGGACTACTGTGCCTCGGGCCTGTACATCCTCACACTCCTGGTCGAGGGCTACGGGTTCAGTGAGGAGACCTGGAGCGGCCTCGAGTTCCGCCAGCAG GCTGGCAGCACCGACATCGGCTGGACGCTGGGCTACATGCTGAACCTGACCAACCTGATCCCGGCCGAGGCGCCCGCGCAGTGGCGGGCGCAGAGCTTCAGCATCTGGACAGCCGGGGTCGTCTTCGTGGTGCTGACACTCACGGCCACGCTGGGGGCCGTGGTGGTGCACGTCTTCTGGCTCCAGGACTAG
- the ENTPD8 gene encoding ectonucleoside triphosphate diphosphohydrolase 8 isoform X2 — protein MVQLPPRGLLLLIDSPAGVGHLSPREDEGRSSQRSRGAPRSPTGASPAPTMGLTWKQRVFKALLGAAAVSGLTALLLILVGTINVLLPTDTKFGIVFDAGSSHTSLFVYQWPADKENDTGVVSQALACQAEGPGISSYASDPARVGESLQGCLEEALALIPKAKHHETPMFLGATAGMRLLSLKNRSQAEDVFAAVSQALGQSPADFRGAELLTGQDEGAFGWITVNYVLGLLVKYSFSGEWIQPLEETLVGALDMGGASTQITFVPGGPILDKTTQATFRLYGADHTVYTHSYLCFGRDQALSRLLVELVQASPGLLVRHPCYHSGYRDTLALAPLYESPCILAAAPPDLSQNLTVEGTGNPGACIEALRKLFNFSSCDGRADCAFAGVYQPPVQGQFYAFSSFYYTFHFLNLTSRPSLSEANATIWEFCLQPWKLVEASAPLGQDRWLRDYCASGLYILTLLVEGYGFSEETWSGLEFRQQAGSTDIGWTLGYMLNLTNLIPAEAPAQWRAQSFSIWTAGVVFVVLTLTATLGAVVVHVFWLQD, from the exons ATGGTCCAGCTCCCTCCTCGCGGCCTCCTGCTGCTCATCGACAGCCCAG CAGGAGTGGGCCACCTGAGCCCCAGGGAGGACGAGGGGCGCTCCAGCCAGCGGAGTCGGGGTGCCCCCCGCAGCCCCACAGGTGCCAGTCCCGCCCCCACCATGGGGCTGACCTGGAAGCAGCGGGTCTTCAAGGCTCTGCTGGGTGCCGCCGCGGTCTCAGGCCTCACCGCGCTACTTCTCATCCTGGTGGGGACCATCAACGTCCTCCTGCCTACAGACACCAAG TTCGGGATCGTGTTCGACGCTGGGTCCTCCCACACATCCCTCTTTGTGTATCAGTGGCCGGCCGACAAGGAGAACGACACGGGCGTGGTCAGCCAGGCCCTGGCCTGCCAGGCGGAAG GGCCTGGAATCTCTTCCTATGCCTCCGACCCTGCACGGGTCGGCGAGAGCCTgcagggctgcctggaggaggcgcTAGCACTGATCCCAAAGGCCAAGCATCACGAGACACCCATGTTCCTGGGGGCCACTGCCGGCATGCGGCTGCTCAG CCTCAAGAATCGCTCGCAGGCGGAGGACGTCTTCGCCGCGGTcagccaggccctgggccagTCCCCGGCAGACTTCCGGGGCGCAGAGCTCCTGACAGGGCAGGACGAAGGCGCCTTTGGTTGGATCACCGTCAACTACGTCCTGGGCCTGCTGGTGAAG TACTCCTTCTCTGGAGAATGGATCCAGCCCCTGGAGGAGACGCTGGTGGGCGCCCTGGACATGGGTGGGGCCTCCACCCAGATTACCTTTGTACCTGGAGGCCCCATCCTGGACAAGACCACCCAGGCCACCTTCCGCCTCTACGGCGCCGACCACACCGTCTACACTCACAGCTACCTCTGCTTCGGGCGCGACCAGGCGCTGAGCAGGCTGCTGGTCGAGCTGGTGCAG GCCAGCCCAGGCCTCCTGGTTCGCCACCCTTGCTACCACAGCGGCTACCGGGACACGCTGGCCCTGGCGCCCCTGTATGAGTCGCCCTGCATCCTGGCAGCAGCGCCCCCGGACCTCAGCCAGAACCTCACTGTGGAGGGCACGGGGAACCCCGGGGCCTGCATTGAGGCCCTCCGGAAGCTCTTCAACTTCTCCAGCTGTGACGGCCGAGCAGACTGTGCCTTCGCCGGGGTCTACCAGCCCCCCGTGCAGGGCCAGTTCTAC gctttctccagcttCTACTACACCTTCCACTTCCTGAACCTCACCTCCAGGCCGTCACTGAGCGAGGCCAACGCCACCATCTGGGAGTTCTGCCTGCAGCCCTGGAAGCTG GTGGAGGCGAGCGCGCCCCTGGGCCAGGACCGCTGGCTGCGGGACTACTGTGCCTCGGGCCTGTACATCCTCACACTCCTGGTCGAGGGCTACGGGTTCAGTGAGGAGACCTGGAGCGGCCTCGAGTTCCGCCAGCAG GCTGGCAGCACCGACATCGGCTGGACGCTGGGCTACATGCTGAACCTGACCAACCTGATCCCGGCCGAGGCGCCCGCGCAGTGGCGGGCGCAGAGCTTCAGCATCTGGACAGCCGGGGTCGTCTTCGTGGTGCTGACACTCACGGCCACGCTGGGGGCCGTGGTGGTGCACGTCTTCTGGCTCCAGGACTAG
- the ENTPD8 gene encoding ectonucleoside triphosphate diphosphohydrolase 8 isoform X1 yields MVQLPPRGLLLLIDSPGVGHLSPREDEGRSSQRSRGAPRSPTGASPAPTMGLTWKQRVFKALLGAAAVSGLTALLLILVGTINVLLPTDTKFGIVFDAGSSHTSLFVYQWPADKENDTGVVSQALACQAEGPGISSYASDPARVGESLQGCLEEALALIPKAKHHETPMFLGATAGMRLLSLKNRSQAEDVFAAVSQALGQSPADFRGAELLTGQDEGAFGWITVNYVLGLLVKYSFSGEWIQPLEETLVGALDMGGASTQITFVPGGPILDKTTQATFRLYGADHTVYTHSYLCFGRDQALSRLLVELVQASPGLLVRHPCYHSGYRDTLALAPLYESPCILAAAPPDLSQNLTVEGTGNPGACIEALRKLFNFSSCDGRADCAFAGVYQPPVQGQFYAFSSFYYTFHFLNLTSRPSLSEANATIWEFCLQPWKLVEASAPLGQDRWLRDYCASGLYILTLLVEGYGFSEETWSGLEFRQQAGSTDIGWTLGYMLNLTNLIPAEAPAQWRAQSFSIWTAGVVFVVLTLTATLGAVVVHVFWLQD; encoded by the exons ATGGTCCAGCTCCCTCCTCGCGGCCTCCTGCTGCTCATCGACAGCCCAG GAGTGGGCCACCTGAGCCCCAGGGAGGACGAGGGGCGCTCCAGCCAGCGGAGTCGGGGTGCCCCCCGCAGCCCCACAGGTGCCAGTCCCGCCCCCACCATGGGGCTGACCTGGAAGCAGCGGGTCTTCAAGGCTCTGCTGGGTGCCGCCGCGGTCTCAGGCCTCACCGCGCTACTTCTCATCCTGGTGGGGACCATCAACGTCCTCCTGCCTACAGACACCAAG TTCGGGATCGTGTTCGACGCTGGGTCCTCCCACACATCCCTCTTTGTGTATCAGTGGCCGGCCGACAAGGAGAACGACACGGGCGTGGTCAGCCAGGCCCTGGCCTGCCAGGCGGAAG GGCCTGGAATCTCTTCCTATGCCTCCGACCCTGCACGGGTCGGCGAGAGCCTgcagggctgcctggaggaggcgcTAGCACTGATCCCAAAGGCCAAGCATCACGAGACACCCATGTTCCTGGGGGCCACTGCCGGCATGCGGCTGCTCAG CCTCAAGAATCGCTCGCAGGCGGAGGACGTCTTCGCCGCGGTcagccaggccctgggccagTCCCCGGCAGACTTCCGGGGCGCAGAGCTCCTGACAGGGCAGGACGAAGGCGCCTTTGGTTGGATCACCGTCAACTACGTCCTGGGCCTGCTGGTGAAG TACTCCTTCTCTGGAGAATGGATCCAGCCCCTGGAGGAGACGCTGGTGGGCGCCCTGGACATGGGTGGGGCCTCCACCCAGATTACCTTTGTACCTGGAGGCCCCATCCTGGACAAGACCACCCAGGCCACCTTCCGCCTCTACGGCGCCGACCACACCGTCTACACTCACAGCTACCTCTGCTTCGGGCGCGACCAGGCGCTGAGCAGGCTGCTGGTCGAGCTGGTGCAG GCCAGCCCAGGCCTCCTGGTTCGCCACCCTTGCTACCACAGCGGCTACCGGGACACGCTGGCCCTGGCGCCCCTGTATGAGTCGCCCTGCATCCTGGCAGCAGCGCCCCCGGACCTCAGCCAGAACCTCACTGTGGAGGGCACGGGGAACCCCGGGGCCTGCATTGAGGCCCTCCGGAAGCTCTTCAACTTCTCCAGCTGTGACGGCCGAGCAGACTGTGCCTTCGCCGGGGTCTACCAGCCCCCCGTGCAGGGCCAGTTCTAC gctttctccagcttCTACTACACCTTCCACTTCCTGAACCTCACCTCCAGGCCGTCACTGAGCGAGGCCAACGCCACCATCTGGGAGTTCTGCCTGCAGCCCTGGAAGCTG GTGGAGGCGAGCGCGCCCCTGGGCCAGGACCGCTGGCTGCGGGACTACTGTGCCTCGGGCCTGTACATCCTCACACTCCTGGTCGAGGGCTACGGGTTCAGTGAGGAGACCTGGAGCGGCCTCGAGTTCCGCCAGCAG GCTGGCAGCACCGACATCGGCTGGACGCTGGGCTACATGCTGAACCTGACCAACCTGATCCCGGCCGAGGCGCCCGCGCAGTGGCGGGCGCAGAGCTTCAGCATCTGGACAGCCGGGGTCGTCTTCGTGGTGCTGACACTCACGGCCACGCTGGGGGCCGTGGTGGTGCACGTCTTCTGGCTCCAGGACTAG